The following are encoded in a window of Vicugna pacos chromosome 2, VicPac4, whole genome shotgun sequence genomic DNA:
- the COMMD8 gene encoding COMM domain-containing protein 8, whose product MEPEEGTPLWRLQKLPAELGLQLLHKIIDGICGRTYPLYQNYQNVWDSTEWMHVLEDITKFFKAAVGKNLSDEEISQQLNQLNSSHQEAIMKCLRSRKDEIKQALLEEIVDISSAQLQDFDWQLKLALSSDKIATLQMPLLNLHLDVKENGDVKPYSVEMSKEELQNLINSLEAANKVVLQLK is encoded by the exons ATGGAGCCGGAAGAAGGGACGCCCTTGTGGCGGCTGCAGAAGCTTCCTGCGGAGCTGGGTCTGCAG cTTCTTCACAAAATAATTGATGGCATTTGTGGCCGAACTTATCCTCTCTATCAGAATTATCAGAATGTTTGGGATTCAACAGAATGGATGCACGTTCTAGAAGATATTACCAAATTTTTCAAAGCTGCAGTTGGTAAAAATTTATCTGATGAAGAG atATCTCAGCAGTTGAATCAGTTGAATTCATCTCATCAAGAAGCTATCATGAAATGCTTAAGAAGTAGGAAAGATGAAATCAAGCAGGCTCTGTTAGAAGAAATAGTTGATATTTCCTCTGCACAGCTGCAGGATTTTGATTGGCAGTTAAAG CTTGCACTTTCTAGTGACAAGATTGCTACATTACAAATGCCACTTTTAAACCTCCATCTAGATGTAAAAGAAAATGGTGACGTCAAACCATATTCTGTTGAAATGAGTAAAGAAGAGCTGCAGAATCTAATAAATTCCTTGGAAGCAGCTAATAAG GTGGTCTTGCAGTTGAAATAA